The genomic window AAATCTTAAAGGGCGGCTGAGCCGACGCGTCTTGCTCGGCGGCCCAGCTGCGAGCCAGCACAGCGGGGACACAGGTAGCGACGGCGGCGGCCGAAGTAACACGGAAAAAATGACGTCGATCCATGGAGGGTTCTCGAAGGGATAGGGGAAATCGAATGAAAGTACAGAGTTGTCCCAAGGCACATATTGTAATGCGAATCGAAAGGTCCGGTTGCGGGTTTTGCGGAAAGCATGAGCCGTAGGGGGACGAATCGGGTTGGGCAAAACTTTTCGGCCGGTTGTGGTGCAATGCCGCGGGGAGGCGGCCGATTCTGTTCACTAAGCAGCTGGTTTCCGCTTGGGAAACCACTGGACGAACGTGTTGTTGCGGATGGATCCGAATCACTCACCGATAAGGAACCCTTTCGTGGTCGCATTCCGTCATTTTTCCGAAACCGATTCCGATCCCCATACCCCCTGTTCGGATTCCAGCCGAATCTCCGAATCGCTCGTCAACGAGGAACCGCAAACTCTTTCCGAATACTTGCTCGTATGTGAAGCAATTCCTGCCTCCGACACAGTCGGCAGTTGGCGATTCTCCTTGGAGACCGCTGCCGGGGAAACGCTGTTGGACGTGCGGGAGAAAGAGTTTGGTGACCCCAAACGTTTGGCGTTGTTAGCGATTGTGAGAGGCTTGGAAGCCATTGAAGGAGCCGCCAGCGTGACGCTGATTTCAACGAGCCGATATGTGATCCGCGGACTCCGCGATTCACTGCATCGCTGGCGGGAGAACGGGTTTATGTGGGAGCATTTTGGTCGCACCGTCGCCGTTGAGAACGCGGACCTGTGGCGTCGCGTGGACCGCGCGTTGCAATTCCACCAAGTGCACGCCTGCCTGGTCTCGGCGACCAAAGTTTCGGGACATGGCGTCTCGGCCGAAAACCGCCCCGCGGCCGCCCCGCGACCGGTTTCCGGCTCCCCACCAGCGGATCGCCTCCGCCGCTGGTTGCTGTCGCAGTGCGGCACGCAGGGCCCCAAACGTAAATACGGCCCCGCGGACCTGGCACTGGCGTAGCCCGCCACCGACACCTCGTCCAGTCGGCGGACTTCGCAACCCTCCCCGCGAGTTCCGCCGGCTGCCCCCTTGTTAGAACCCCCTTCCACCTCTCACACTCGGGCTTAGCCCGTTGGCTACGGATTGCCATGCATACCCAACTGACGCTCTCGCAAATCGGAAGTTTGATTGAAGGCACGTGTGGCGATCCAGGCGCGATCCTGGGACCGCACGGCGTCGATTACCAGGGAACACCGGCCGTGGCCGTCCGCGGTTTTTTCCCGGACTCGCGAGCCGCCTGGGTGGTCGACGACCGCGACGGCGTCCGTCGGCCGATGCAAAAAATCCACCCCGCAGGTTTTTACGAAGCGATTTGCCCCGCCGCATTCGCACCAGAAGTTTTTCGCAATGATGCTCTACCTCCCACTACCCCCGACCGTCCCGGCTATACTCTTCAAGTTGCCCAGCAGTCCGGTGAAATAGTCGCTATGCAAGATCCCTACGCAGTACCGTCGATCCTGACCGATTTTGATCGTTATCTGATCGGTGAAGGCAAACATCACGAGCTATACAACCGTCTAGGTGCGCACGTTCGCTCCGCCGGTGACAAGACCGACGGTAGTGACGCGGGGGTCAACTTTGCGGTTTGGGCGCCCAACGCTCGCACGGTCCAAGTGGTCGGCGACTTCAACGGCTGGGACGGCCGCAAGGCGGTGATGCGAGTCCATCCTTACCTGGGCATTTGGGAACTGTTCGTGCCCGGTGCCAAAGCCGGCGATCGCTACAAGTACCGTCTGCAAACCGAGCACGGTGAATGGGTCGACAAATCCGACCCGCTGGGCTTCGCCGCCGAACTGCCGCCGCTGACCGCTTCCATCGTTGCCGATCTCACGCAACATGAATGGAACGACAACCAATGGATGCAGAAGCGAGCCGAAACCGAAGTCCTCAAGCAACCCTATAACGTCTACGAAGTGCACCTGGGCAGCTGGCAGCAGGGCCCGGGCCGAACGCACGGCTGGCTGGATTATCGCGACCTGGCCCATCGCTTGGTCGACTACTGCCATCGCATGAATTTCACCCACGTGGAATTAATGCCCGTCAGCGAACACCCCTTCACCGGTTCCTGGGGTTACCAAACCGTTGGCTACTTCGCTCCGACCAGTCGGCATGGCTCGCCCGAAGACTTTATGTACTTCGTCGACTTCATGCACCAGAACAACATCGGCGTGATCATCGACTGGGTGCCCGCTCACTTCCCCAAAGACGGTCACGGCCTGTACCGATTTGACGGTTCGCCATTGTACGAACACGCCGACCCGCGGCAGGGCGAACACCCCGACTGGGGCACGATGATTTTCAACTACGGACGCAACGAAGTCCGTAACTTCCTGGTCGCCAATGCCCTGTTCTGGCTGGACAAGTACCACATCGATGGGCTGCGAGTCGACGCGGTGGCTTCGATGCTGTACCTGGACTACAGCCGCGAAGGCGGCGAGTGGATCCCCAATCAATACGGTGGCCGGGAGAACCTGGAAGCCATCGATTTCATTCGCGAGTTCAACGTCGCGGTGCATGAAAAGCACCCCGGTGCGATCACCGTGGCGGAAGAGTCGACGGCTTGGCCCGGTGTCTCGCGACCGACCTACGACGGCGGCTTGGGGTTCACCTTCAAGTGGAACATGGGCTGGATGAACGACACCCTGCGGTACATGCGGAATGAACCGATTCACCGCAAGTACCACCAGGACGAATTGACCTTCAGCCTGATCTACGCCTTCACCGAAAACTTCACGCTGCCGCTGTCGCACGACGAAGTGGTGCATGGCAAGGGTTCGTTGATCTCGCAGATGCCCGGCGACATGTGGCAGAAGTTCGCCAACCTGCGATTGCTGTACTCCTACATGTGGACGCACCCCGGCAAGAACCTGCTGTTCATGGGCGGCGAAATCGCCCAGTGGACCGAATGGCATCACGACCACGGCCCGCAGTGGGAACTGTTGGACTTCAAGACGCATCGCGGCGTCCAGAATTTGGTGGCCGACCTGAACCAGTTGGTGATCGAAAACCCGGCTCTGCACGCCGAAGATCACTCCGGTGAAGGCTTCGAGTGGGTGGACTGCATGAACCACGAAGCCAGTGTGTTGGTGTACCTGCGAAAAGCTCCAGGAGCCGCCCCGATGCTGGTCTGCTGCAACTTCACGCCGGTGCCTCGCGACCAGTACCGCGTCGGCGTCCCCGCCGGCGGCAACTACTGGCACGAAGTTCTCAACAGCGATGCCGGGATCTACGGCGGCAGCAACGTGGGCAACTACCCCGGCCTGCACGTCACCGGCGTCCCACACCACGGACGGCCCGACAGCGTGCTGGTCAACATCCCGCCGCTGGGCGTGACCATCTTCCGCCTCGAAGAGTAGGCAGCAGGCCGTCGTAGCATGGGCCCCTGGCCCGTGTGCAGCGACAACACGCCTTCATACTGCGAAGCAGTTAAACAGAATAGCCAGGGGTAAGTGATGCGAGCGTCAGCGAGATATCACGCCACCCCTGGTAGCGAGGCCTAAACCACGCGCCCGGCCCGCGACTTCCGGCGGCGTTGCCGCCGGAAGTCGCGGGCCGGGCAGAAACTCGTTACCGGTACCGGAGGTGGCGCCATACTCGCTGACGCTCGCATAGCTTACCACCGGCTATTGTCTTCAATCGCTCCGCGATATCCCAAGGGGCTGAGGATGTTGCGATCGCGAGTTTTAGCACGTTTCGGCAATGCTACTGAGTCAGGCGTCTGCACTTCAAGCGACTAAAGCGACAGCCTGCAAGCTCGGTGGAAGCCGAGGAGCAAGTTACGGCGGACGCCGATGCGGACGCCCGCCGGAAGAGCCGGCTGGGCAAGGAGAGTTGATTGCGAACACGGGCCGGGGGCCCAGGGCTGTAAGGGTGTCGTCAAACGTCGCTTTTCCCGGCTTTTGCAGGAAAGTCAAAAATCAAATTCTCAGATGCATGGTTGTGTTTTACGAGAAAAGGCCGTTTTCATTGTGTTTCTTACCCTTACAGCCCTGGGCCGGGGGCCCATGCTACTTTTTTACACGGGCCGGGGGCCCATGCTACTTTTTTTACACGGGCCGGGGGCCCATGCTACTTTAGCGTCGCAGGGCGGGGTTGGTGGCCTGCTGCAGCTGGGCTTGGCCTTCTTCGGCCGGCGGCTGATAACGCTCACGGACGATTTTCCAGTTGCTGTCCGGCTTCTCGATAAATTTGTCGACGAACTGCTGTAGACCGCCGATGATCGAGTTCTTCTTGACGCCGCTGAATTCGTAGTGGTCCCAAGCCGGTGCGGTTTTGGCGTTGAAGTTCGGGGCGTACATCAATAACGCTTGTGGCAGGAAGGTTTGCGGATCGATCACGACCTGTACCAGACGGTACTGCGAGCGGTCTTCCTGACGTTTGGGCCAAGCTTCCACGACCACCATGTCGGGCTTGGGCGAGGGCACGGTACGCACCCAATAGCGTTGCCGGATCTTGGTCGCGTCCAAGTTAAACACGAACGGCAAAGGGCTTTCGAAAATCTGTGTGCCCTGTAGTTCCGGCGGCAAATCCTGAACGGTGCACTTCTTCTCGCCGCGATCGTAGTCCAACAACTGCTTACCGTTGCAGGCC from Roseimaritima ulvae includes these protein-coding regions:
- the glgB gene encoding 1,4-alpha-glucan branching protein GlgB, which gives rise to MHTQLTLSQIGSLIEGTCGDPGAILGPHGVDYQGTPAVAVRGFFPDSRAAWVVDDRDGVRRPMQKIHPAGFYEAICPAAFAPEVFRNDALPPTTPDRPGYTLQVAQQSGEIVAMQDPYAVPSILTDFDRYLIGEGKHHELYNRLGAHVRSAGDKTDGSDAGVNFAVWAPNARTVQVVGDFNGWDGRKAVMRVHPYLGIWELFVPGAKAGDRYKYRLQTEHGEWVDKSDPLGFAAELPPLTASIVADLTQHEWNDNQWMQKRAETEVLKQPYNVYEVHLGSWQQGPGRTHGWLDYRDLAHRLVDYCHRMNFTHVELMPVSEHPFTGSWGYQTVGYFAPTSRHGSPEDFMYFVDFMHQNNIGVIIDWVPAHFPKDGHGLYRFDGSPLYEHADPRQGEHPDWGTMIFNYGRNEVRNFLVANALFWLDKYHIDGLRVDAVASMLYLDYSREGGEWIPNQYGGRENLEAIDFIREFNVAVHEKHPGAITVAEESTAWPGVSRPTYDGGLGFTFKWNMGWMNDTLRYMRNEPIHRKYHQDELTFSLIYAFTENFTLPLSHDEVVHGKGSLISQMPGDMWQKFANLRLLYSYMWTHPGKNLLFMGGEIAQWTEWHHDHGPQWELLDFKTHRGVQNLVADLNQLVIENPALHAEDHSGEGFEWVDCMNHEASVLVYLRKAPGAAPMLVCCNFTPVPRDQYRVGVPAGGNYWHEVLNSDAGIYGGSNVGNYPGLHVTGVPHHGRPDSVLVNIPPLGVTIFRLEE
- a CDS encoding RNase H family protein, whose amino-acid sequence is MVAFRHFSETDSDPHTPCSDSSRISESLVNEEPQTLSEYLLVCEAIPASDTVGSWRFSLETAAGETLLDVREKEFGDPKRLALLAIVRGLEAIEGAASVTLISTSRYVIRGLRDSLHRWRENGFMWEHFGRTVAVENADLWRRVDRALQFHQVHACLVSATKVSGHGVSAENRPAAAPRPVSGSPPADRLRRWLLSQCGTQGPKRKYGPADLALA